From Montipora foliosa isolate CH-2021 chromosome 6, ASM3666993v2, whole genome shotgun sequence, a single genomic window includes:
- the LOC138008346 gene encoding uncharacterized protein yields MFQSTKVGCAESIEENFLLQGNAGPTGNADFLESITKPVMIQPQTFTDNMFDPTSREVMNSIATVHLTGEGLQQKLRQKANMLQQSVFKQIDDQGNNMSYKDLLAGLTYEGESLQSWNNFTVMNYTHLQFCDENGNTHSQRSSGICLQTNKRLLFLSAQYTNAASLTSWGDPKKLPGGYTLQMSHKDTTYYLPIPLRYLRSVEMAGETGVQGNGSFMGVPPCCCGWCELCAFVCCPNSKMLRQWRPQLDSRIEVRQMQVSIGVLMPPWEKKMFANIHVDPNVPLSVSRDFVALLQKNAPGLN; encoded by the exons GAAATGCAGGCCCCACAGGAAatgcagatttcctggaatCAATTACCAAGCCTGTCATGATTCAGCCCCAGACCTTCACAGATAACATGTTCGACCCAACCTCCAGAGAGGTGATGAATAGCATTGCCACTGTGCACCTGACTGGGGAAGGCCTACAGCAAAAACTGCGGCAAAAGGCAAACATGCTTCAACAATCAGTTTTCAAACAGATTGATGATCAG GGAAACAATATGAGTTACAAAGACCTTTTGGCAGGACTCACTTACGAAGGGGAAAGTCTCCAGTCCTGGAACAATTTTACTGTAATGAACTACACTCATTTGCAGTTCTGTGATGAAAATGGGAACACACATAGTCAGCGCAGTAGTGGAATTTGTCTTCAGACGAATAAAAGACTCCTCTTCTTGTCTGCACAGTACACTAATG CTGCATCTCTGACTTCATGGGGAGACCCTAAAAAGCTGCCAGGAGGTTACACTCTTCAGATGtcccacaaagacaccacttattATCTACCCATCCCCCTGCGTTATTTACGCAGTGTGGAGATGGCCGGCGAGACTGGAGTGCAAGGAAACGGATCATTTATGGGCGTTCCTCCTTGTTGTTGCGGATGGTGTGAATTATGTGCG TTTGTTTGTTGCCCAAACTCCAAAATGTTGCGGCAATGGAGACCTCAACTGGACAGTCGCATTGAAGTCAGACAGATGCAAGTCTCTATAGGTGTGTTAATGCCGCCCTGGGAGAAGAAGATGTTTGCCAACATCCACGTTGATCCAAATGTGCCTTTGTCTGTTAGCAGAGATTTTGTAGCATTATTGCAGAAAAATGCTCCTGGTCTTAATTAG